One Solanum lycopersicum chromosome 2, SLM_r2.1 genomic region harbors:
- the LOC101253448 gene encoding cationic amino acid transporter 1 codes for MGIEGEVPESGGGIRRRNCVCTKDDFLPEESFKSWGNYTNALRQTPTRLIERALTRSNDEAELEAKSRSHHEMKKTLTWWDLIWFGMGAVIGAGIFVLTGLEASQDAGPAVVLSYAVSGVSALLSVFCYTEFAVEIPVAGGSFAYLRVELGDFVAFIAAGNILLEYVIGGAAVARSWTSYFATLLNFKPEKFLITAHGLAKGYNQLDPIAVAVCFIICIIAIRSTKGSSRLNYVASIIHIVVIVFIIICGLIKADTKNYTPFTPFGVRGIFKASAVLFFAYVGFDAVSTMAEETKDPARDIPIGLVGSMVITTTVYCLLAITLCLMQPYQSIDPNAPFSVAFKAVGWSWAQYIVAAGALKGMTSVLLVGAVGQARYLTHIARTHMMPPWFSYVDEKTGTPVNATAVMMSATAIIAFFTKLEILSNLLSISTLFIFMLVALALLVRRYYVSGVTTNANRNKLIICILLILGSSIATAAYWGLSEKGWIGYCFTVPIWVSATAGICIFIPQARNPKLWGVPLVPWLPSLSIAINIFLLGSIDKDSFIRFAGWTGFLLAYYFFFGLHASYDTAKEFEKSKGWKNNIEEGKGTSNVVVSKDVPIAPGN; via the exons ATGGGGATAGAAGGTGAAGTACCGGAATCAGGAGGAGGAATCAGGCGAAGAAATTGTGTGTGCACAAAAGACGATTTTCTGCCGGAGGAATCGTTCAAGAGCTGGGGAAATTACACGAATGCGCTGAGGCAAACTCCGACGAGGTTAATCGAACGGGCGTTGACGCGATCGAATGATGAAGCAGAGCTGGAGGCGAAGTCACGGAGTCACCATGAAATGAAGAAGACATTGACATGGTGGGACCTAATATGGTTTGGGATGGGAGCGGTGATTGGAGCAGGAATCTTCGTACTGACGGGGCTTGAAGCGAGCCAGGACGCTGGCCCTGCTGTTGTACTGTCATATGCAGTTTCCGGCGTCTCCGCCTTGCTCTCTGTCTTCTGTTACACTGAGTTTGCCGTTGAGATCCCTGTTGCAG gTGGTTCATTTGCCTACTTGAGGGTGGAGCTTGGTGACTTTGTGGCCTTCATTGCTGCTGGAAACATCCTTCTTGAATATGTGATTGGTGGTGCTGCAGTGGCTCGTTCATGGACCTCATACTTTGCAACTTTGTTGAACTTCAAGCCTGAAAAATTCCTCATCACGGCTCATGGTTTAGCTAAGGGCTACAACCAACTTGACCCAATCGCTGTTGCGGTCTGCTTCATCATCTGCATCATTGCCATTCGTAGTACGAAAGGCTCTTCTCGTCTCAACTATGTTGCCTCGATCATTCACATTGTGGTGATTGTTTTCATCATCATCTGTGGCCTAATCAAGGCAGATACCAAGAACTACACCCCCTTTACGCCATTTGGAGTTCGTGGCATTTTCAAAGCTTCTGCGGTGTTGTTCTTTGCTTATGTTGGTTTTGATGCTGTTTCGACTATGGCTGAGGAAACTAAGGATCCAGCTCGAGATATCCCCATTGGCCTAGTTGGATCTATGGTGATCACCACTACTGTGTACTGTTTATTGGCTATAACACTCTGTCTTATGCAGCCTTATCAGAGCATTGATCCTAATGCTCCGTTTTCTGTGGCGTTCAAAGCAGTTGGATGGAGTTGGGCGCAATATATTGTAGCTGCAG GTGCGTTGAAAGGAATGACCTCAGTGTTGCTTGTAGGCGCGGTTGGTCAGGCTCGTTATCTCACACACATTGCGCGGACTCACATGATGCCTCCGTGGTTTTCCTATGTTGATGAAAAAACAGGGACGCCCGTCAATGCCACAGCGGTCATGATGTCTGCTACTGCAATCATCGCCTTCTTCACAAAGCTCGAAATTCTCTCCAATCTCTTGTCGATCTCCACCCTTTTCATCTTCATGCTCGTGGCCCTCGCTCTCCTCGTTCGCCGTTACTATGTGAGTGGTGTGACCACAAACGCAAACCGCAACAAGCTAATTATATGCATATTGCTCATCCTCGGGTCCTCAATCGCCACAGCTGCTTACTGGGGACTTAGTGAGAAAGGATGGATTGGATACTGCTTCACTGTGCCTATTTGGGTTTCAGCAACTGCAGGGATTTGTATTTTCATTCCTCAGGCTCGTAATCCTAAGCTTTGGGGTGTGCCTCTTGTGCCTTGGTTGCCATCATTATCGATAGCTATCAACATTTTCCTACTAGGCTCGATAGATAAAGATTCGTTCATCAGATTTGCTGGCTGGACAGGTTTTCTTTTGGCGTATTACTTCTTTTTCGGGCTGCATGCTTCTTATGACACAGCAAAGGAATTTGAAAAGAGCAAAGGGTGGAAGAACAACATTGAAGAAGGAAAGGGTACTTCTAATGTGGTTGTTAGCAAAGATGTTCCTATTGCTCCTGGTAACTGA
- the LOC101262779 gene encoding cationic amino acid transporter 1-like: protein MINSNNENVDQRHSTLTKRGCGCSKKDFLPEESFTSWGSYGQALLETKARLKNRVLSRSSDQSELHKVRDSSQHQMKKSLNWFDLIWLGIGAVMGAGVFVLTGEATKSLAGPAVLLSYAISGLSALLSVLCYTEFSVELPVAGGSFAYLRVELGDFVAFIAAGNILFEYVVVGASVARSWTSYFATLCNHQPDDFRINVSSLSEGYNHLDPVAVVVTLLICACACVSMKGSSRFNSILTILHVAVMVFVLVVGLSQANVANFSPFAPFGARGVLKASAMLFFAYVGFDGITTLGEEIKNPGRDIPVGLIGSMVVVIITYCLLAATLCLMQPFNQVDVNAPFTIAFEAVGMNWAKFIVAFGALKGMTTVLLANIIAQARYFTHIARTHMAPPFFSVINEKTGTPVTATVVMTVANCIIAFFTSLDILANLVSIATLFVYSLVPVALLVRRYYVSGETPDKDRNKLIMFLVLIILFSIGSGVFWAISEHTWLGCIICAGVWFFTTLGLHLTLKEARQPKVWGTPLMPWLPSASIAINVFIMGSIDGASFVRFSVCSAILLIYYLLVGLHATYDGAKEIESKGTNTTDIEASARTNANK, encoded by the exons ATGATTAATAGCAATAACGAAAATGTTGATCAAAGGCATAGTACTCTGACGAAGAGGGGATGTGGATGCAGCAAAAAAGATTTTTTGCCAGAGGAATCGTTTACGAGCTGGGGAAGTTATGGTCAGGCATTACTTGAGACAAAAGCAAGGCTTAAAAACCGCGTATTGTCTCGTTCTTCGGACCAATCAGAGCTCCATAAAGTACGCGATAGCAGCCAGCATCAGATGAAGAAGTCGTTGAActggtttgatttgatttggctTGGTATTGGTGCAGTTATGGGTGCTGGTGTTTTTGTACTAACTGGTGAAGCTACTAAAAGCTTAGCTGGCCCTGCTGTTTTACTCTCTTATGCTATATCAGGCCTCTCTGCTTTGCTTTCAGTGTTGTGTTATACAGAATTCTCAGTTGAACTCCCTGTTGCTGGTGGATCATTTGCATATCTGAGAGTGGAACTTGGCGATTTTGTCGCTTTCATTGCTGCAGGGAACATTCTGTTTGAGTACGTTGTGGTTGGTGCTAGCGTAGCGCGATCCTGGACTTCCTATTTCGCGACTCTATGTAATCACCAGCCTGATGATTTCCGTATCAATGTCTCGAGTCTTTCTGAGGGTTACAACCACTTAGATCCTGTAGCAGTTGTTGTCACACTGCTCATTTGTGCATGTGCTTGCGTGAGCATGAAAGGGTCCTCGCGATTCAACTCCATTTTGACCATACTACATGTTGCTGTCATGGtttttgtacttgttgttggCCTTAGTCAGGCTAATGTGGCTAACTTTTCACCCTTTGCACCTTTTGGTGCCCGTGGCGTCCTGAAAGCATCAGCTATGCTCTTCTTTGCTTATGTTGGATTTGATGGTATCACAACTCTAGGGGAAGAGATCAAGAATCCAG GTAGGGATATTCCTGTGGGACTAATAGGTTCTATGGTGGTGGTCATCATAACATATTGCCTTCTAGCCGCGACGTTGTGCCTTATGCAACCTTTTAATCAAGTGGATGTTAATGCCCCTTTTACCATTGCCTTTGAAGCTGTAGGGATGAATTGGGCAAAGTTCATAGTTGCATTTGGGGCATTGAAAGGGATGACAACAGTTTTGCTGGCCAATATTATTGCTCAAGCTAGGTATTTTACGCACATTGCAAGAACTCATATGGCCCCTCCATTTTTTTCGGTAATCAATGAAAAGACAGGGACCCCTGTCACTGCTACAGTTGTAATGACTGTCGCGAATTGCATAATAGCCTTCTTCACAAGTCTTGACATATTGGCAAACCTTGTTTCAATTGCCACGTTGTTCGTGTACTCACTGGTTCCCGTAGCACTTCTAGTGAGACGTTACTACGTGTCAGGGGAAACACCGGACAAGGATAGGAACAAACTCATCATGTTCTTGGTTTTGATCATATTGTTCTCAATTGGATCGGGTGTTTTCTGGGCAATCAGCGAGCACACTTGGTTAGGGTGCATAATTTGTGCTGGAGTCTGGTTTTTCACCACGTTGGGGTTACATTTAACACTCAAGGAAGCGCGACAGCCTAAGGTGTGGGGAACACCATTGATGCCATGGCTTCCATCTGCTAGTATAGCTATTAACGTGTTCATCATGGGCTCGATTGATGGTGCATCATTCGTGAGATTTTCAGTTTGCTCCGCGATTTTGCTCATTTACTACTTGCTTGTAGGATTGCATGCTACCTATGATGGAGCCAAGGAAATTGAGAGCAAAGGTACAAATACTACTGACATTGAAGCCAGTGCAAGGACAAATGCCAATAAGTAG